The following coding sequences lie in one Chelonia mydas isolate rCheMyd1 chromosome 6, rCheMyd1.pri.v2, whole genome shotgun sequence genomic window:
- the LOC119566344 gene encoding interferon-induced very large GTPase 1 isoform X1 yields MATGDKYRILSTKRKELIQLIQRDPDNILDELLALSIITEEEYNSFNQKEDIVIKIRKLLIHIQKKGESTCQQFLECLEILFPGTNQNLQPSGHVISQGSKGDTREELEERTEGSSSMENEPKNLGGTVFSEKENVEEKNKAFQGLLSQLNLQEYQSTKLRLQHVLEIGSESTENWTPQMLGDLPWHFLRKLMTLNGTARNTSLVHRAYDDEGGSEEAQIAGGDVFSFSDTDIRESLHPLDVLCAVLLCSDSFLQQEILSKMSMCQFALPLLLPPINTPKCTLLLWAMRDIVKKWRPHSLAESRGFREESLVLTAMPTISFVRIGNCSFSKSKLLNEVLSPSQQHHDFFIHRDMDSGNVPREIADGLVEISWYFPAGRENSDLFPEPVAATNLRGDIESHWLQFSFLTVVSSAVFIVTESISERQYMLLSSLQGSATKYYFILNCKNGNPKETLGFLNKLAPVLNLSKSQLLKKDSTTNNAGFVQKLKYTIKSITSSPPERMNLEAMAVTARELGIQVDEDRKECQSASKRAREITVEIKDVVKYKREMLRLQGDLWEKLAKVEKELCRMRRQGETATEDYKCQLREKQLELRRQQNQCDLTDGLIKFINGIEQLPLMEKHYFLKWMKFSLDHIARDNLFKLRDQYKGKSKMAGDDPQALTMLDKLISTTSLGVEHFMRELGQFYEAECSMVKEGDKAEGQRHFIHLPGIAADLMLEGFPVELIDGDSSNIPLHWVTDVLTELHAKLGGRSRMVVLTVLGVQSTGKSTLLNTMFGLQFAVSSGRCTRGAFMMLIKVAENFQQELGCDFILVIDTEGLKAPELALLEDSYQHDNELATLVIGLSDITIVNMAMENATEMKDILQIAVHAFLRMEEIGQKANCQFVHQNVSDVSAHEQNMRDRKHLLEQLNEMTKAAARMEKQCKKVKFSCIMDYDAEKHNWYIPGLWHGVPPMAPVNMGYSERVCELKKYLLDFIKKQSCNRAPKDIPQFVKWMESLWNAVKHENFIFSFRNSLVAEAYNQLSMKYSEWEWHFRKEIQLWVSEKETVIQNQTSEKLQASALSMLKNEAQEKLQHEKQKVLDNLQDYFESGVSNLHLIEKYREDFIRSANSLKNELESYCEHKCEVAIRIRKGQHKTENIQTSYMQIIEGKVDRVLDECRNKKHKLEHEELKSEFENMWRETLSELKFSSLQKREVHREMESQLRKDLANRGSAVRQKLQESGSLLFYGINNFRMKNEYIDTAWIKTMKQLLSTGECETTVHTEELAKSLIDEGNRYSEEKVNSKVDYDEIHCRELLNMINERLQQEDVKKLGTTACFEVDLKIHILGKAAWRFQKMHEHFIQENDPQCRLEKLKPQYFSTFTDLYLEKDENQTRARDFCYQCLKPALVDYINKRLGIEIVDDILNKAESIEYGSRTFFQFTVQKKLLEEMNFDNYVKYIKNYEEFVKTWIQRRMMDHYRETKRLGELEKKILSTIVKKVREVLESSRNEKNTPVLAFLNNFCEALQQDLVISKDNLLGIRFKNTAKTGQFCANIQTFLLDLEQEILLQFGGLDIQTKLSHLSLKPQDEIFKRVFGCGKQCPFCKVPCEAGGSDHKEHFASVHRPQGLGGYRYLDTQKLVYDICSSEVVSENSFRNSDTKGKRHPYKDYRIYYPDWRIQPDPSIEASDYWKFIFQKFNHQLANSYNANPADLPRDWGKITETRAQEGLKEVFNMK; encoded by the exons ATGGCCACTGGTGACAAATACCGGATTCTAAGCACCAAACGCAAAGAGCTGATACAACTTATTCAAAGAGACCCTGATAACATCTTGGATGAGTTACTTGCCCTGTCCATCATCACAGAGGAGGAGTACAACAGCTTCAATCAAAAAGAGGACATCGTGATCAAAATCAGGAAGTTGTTAATTCACATACAGAAAAAAGGGGAGTCAACCTGCCAGCAATTTCTGGAGTGTTTAGAAATCCTCTTTCCTGGCACCAATCAGAATTTACAACCTTCTGGCCATG TTATTTCCCAGGGCTCTAAGGGAGACACCAGagaagagctggaggagaggacaGAAG GATCTTCAAGTATGGAGAATGAACCCAAGAATTTAGGAGGCACTGTAttctcagaaaaagaaaatgttgaag agaaaaataaagcttttcaAGGACTCCTTTCTCAGCTAAACCTGCAGGAATACCAAAGCACAAAACTCAGGCTGCAGCATGTCCTGGAAATTGGCTCAGAAAGTACAGAAAACTGGACTCCTCAGATGTTAGGGGATTTACCGTGgcatttcctgaggaaactaatGACTCTGAATGGGACAGCCAGAAACACAAGCCTTGTGCATAGAGCATATGATGATGAAGGAGGCAGTGAGGAGGCACAGATTGCAGGTGGAGATGTTTTTAGTTTTAGTGACACTGACATCAGAGAGTCTCTACATCCCCTCGATGTTCTCTGTGCCGTTCTGCTTTGCTCCGACAGTTTCCTACAGCAGGAGATCCTCTCCAAAATGTCCATGTGCCAGTttgccctccctctgctgctacctCCCATCAACACGCCCAAGTGCACCCTACTGCTGTGGGCCATGAGGGACATTGTGAAGAAGTGGAGGCCACACTccctggcagagagcagagggttcagagaggagagccTGGTGCTCACAGCAATGCCAACCATTTCCTTTGTGCGGATTGGGAActgcagcttctccaagtccAAACTCCTCAATGaggttctcagcccctcccagcagcaccacgATTTCTTTATCCATCGGGACATGGACTCTGGGAATGTCCCTCGGGAAATCGCAGATGGGCTGGTTGAGATTTCCTGGTATTTCCCTGCTGGGAGGGAGAATTCAGATCTTTTCCCAGAACCCGTTGCAGCTACAAATCTGCGTGGAGACATTGAAtctcactggctgcagttcagctTTTTAACAGTGGTCTCCTCAGCAGTGTTCATAGTTACTGAGAGCATCAGTGAGAGACAATACATGCTGTTATCATCCCTGCAGGGATCAGCCACTAAATACTACTTTATCCTCAACTGCAAGAATGGAAATCCCAAGGAAACATTGGGATTCCTTAATAAGTTGGCTCCAGTGCTGAATCTGAGCAAATCGCAACTGCTGAAGAAAGACAGCACCACAAATAATGCAGGATTtgttcaaaaactgaaatatacaATAAAAAGCATAACAAGTTCACCTCCCGAGAGAATGAATTTGGAAGCCATGGCTGTGACTGCACGTGAACTAGGAATCCAGGTAGATGAGGACCGTAAGGAATGCCAGAGTGCAAGCAAGCGGGCGAGAGAAATCACGGTGGAAATAAAAGATGTGGTAAAGTACAAGAGGGAAATGCTGAGACTGCAGGGGGATCTCTGGGAAAAATTGGCTAAAGTGGAAAAAGAACTGTGCAGAATGAGAAGGCAAGGGGAGACTGCCACGGAAGACTATAAATGTCAACTGAGAGAGAAACAGTTGGAATTACGTAGACAGCAGAATCAATGTGACCTTACTGATGGATTGATTAAATTTATTAATGGAATAGAACAATTGCCTTTAATGGAGAAACATTACTTCCTGAAATGGATGAAGTTTAGCCTGGATCACATTGCTCGAGATAATCTTTTTAAACTACGGGATCAATATAAAGGGAAAAGTAAAATGGCAGGAGATGACCCACAAGCACTAACTATGCTGGATAAATTAATATCTACCACTTCCTTAGGGGTTGAGCATTTCATGCGTGAGTTGGGGCAGTTCTATGAAGCTGAATGCTCAATGGTTAAAGAAGGAGACAAGGCAGAAGGCCAAAGACATTTCATCCATCTCCCAGGCATAGCAGCTGACCTGATGCTGGAAGGGTTTCCTGTGGAACTGATAGATGGAGATTCATCCAACATCCCACTGCATTGGGTGACAGATGTTCTGACTGAGCTCCATGCCAAGCTGGGGGGAAGGTCCAGAATGGTGGTTCTGACGGTGCTGGGAGTGCAGAGCACTGGGAAATCCACCCTCCTCAACACCATGTTCGGCCTGCAGTTTGCAGTGAGCAGTGGCCGATGTACGCGAGGAGCCTTCATGATGCTCATTAAAGTGGCAGAGAACTTTCAGCAGGAACTGGGCTGTGACTTCATCCTGGTGATAGACACAGAAGGCTTGAAAGCCCCTGAACTGGCCCTGCTGGAGGATAGTTATCAACATGACAATGAGCTGGCCACACTGGTGATTGGGTTAAGTGACATAACCATCGTTAACATGGCCATGGAGAATGCCACTGAAATGAAGGATATTCTGCAAATTGCGGTCCATGCCTTTCTCAGAATGGAGGAAATAGGGCAAAAAGCCAACTGCCAATTTGTGCATCAGAATGTCAGTGATGTGTCTGCGCATGAACAAAACATGAGGGACAGGAAGCACCTCCTAGAGCAGCTGAATGAAATGACCAAAGCTGCAGCTAGGAtggaaaaacaatgtaaaaaagtGAAATTTTCATGTATTATGGACTATGATGCAGAGAAACACAACTGGTACATCCCTGGGCTGTGGCATGGAGTCCCTCCCATGGCTCCAGTGAACATGGGATACAGTGAGAGGGTGTGTGAGCTAAAGAAATACCTGCTTGATTTTATAAAGAAACAGTCATGTAATAGAGCCCCTAAGGACATTCCCCAGTTTGTCAAATGGATGGAGAGCCTGTGGAATGCTGTAAAACACGAGAACTTCATCTTCAGTTTCAGAAACAGCCTTGTAGCTGAAGCCTATAACCAGCTGTCTATGAAGTATTCCGAGTGGGAGTGGCATTTCCGCAAAGAGATACAACTCTGGGTATCTGAAAAGGAAACTGTCATTCAGAATCAGACATCAGAGAAACTACAGGCTAGTGCCTTATCCATGTTGAAAAATGAGGCACAGGAAAAACTGCAGCACGAGAAACAAAAAGTTTTGGATAATTTACAAGATTATTTTGAAAGTGGAGTTTCGAATCTGCACCTGAtagaaaagtacagagaagattTTATCAGGAGTGCAAACAGCCTCAAAAACGAACTTGAGAGCTACTGCGAGCACAAGTGCGAGGTAGCAATTCGAATTCGAAAAGGCCAGCACAAGACAGAAAACATCCAGACCTCATACATGCAGATAATTGAAGGGAAAGTTGACAGGGTCTTGGATGAATGTAGGAATAAAAAACATAAACTAGAGCATGAggaactgaaatcagaatttgaaAACATGTGGAGAGAAACACTGTCAGAGTTGAAGTTCAGCAGCTTACAGAAACGTGAAGTTCATCGAGAGATGGAGTCCCAGTTGAGAAAGGACCTGGCAAATCGAGGGAGTGCTGTCAGGCAGAAGCTACAGGAATCAGGTAGTTTGTTGTTTTATGGAATTAacaatttcagaatgaaaaacgAGTACATAGATACAGCATGGATCAAAACTATGAAACAACTGTTGTCCACAGGGGAATGTGAAACAACTGTTCACACAGAAGAACTTGCTAAATCCTTAATAGATGAGGGTAACAGATACTCGGAAGAAAAGGTAAATTCCAAAGTGGACTACGATGAAATCCATTGCAGAGAACTGCTGAACATGATCAACGAGAGGCTCCAACAGGAGGATGTTAAAAAACTCGGCACTACTGCTTGCTTTGAAGTTGACCTGAAAATTCATATTTTGGGGAAGGCAGCTTGGAGATTTCAGAAGATGCATGAACATTTTATCCAAGAAAATGATCCTCAGTGTCGTCTAGAGAAGCTGAAACCTCAGTATTTCTCCACCTTTACTGACCTGTATTTGGAAAAAGATGAGAACCAAACAAGGGCCAGGGATTTCTGTTATCAGTGTCTCAAACCTGCCCTGGTGGATTATATCAACAAAAGGCTAGGAATAGAGATAGTAGATGACATTCTCAACAAGGCAGAGTCCATTGAATATGGCAGCCGGACCTTTTTCCAGTTCACTGTACAGAAAAAGCTTCTGGAGGAGATGAACTTTGATAACTAtgtgaaatatattaaaaactacGAAGAATTTGTCAAAACCTGGATTCAGAGACGGATGATGGATCATTACAGGGAGACTAAGCGTCTGGGAGAGTTGGAGAAAAAGATTCTATCTACAATAGTAAAGAAAGTGAGGGAAGTTCTGGAAAGctccagaaatgaaaaaaatacccCAGTCTTAgcatttttaaacaacttttgCGAAGCGCTGCAGCAGGACCTAGTCATTTCCAAGGACAACTTACTTGGGATACGGTTTAAAAACACAGCGAAAACAGGCCAGTTTTGTGCTAATATTCAAACTTTTCTTCTGGATCTGGAACAAGAAATCTTACTCCAATTTGGTGGTTTGGATATTCAGACCAAACTCTCCCATCTGTCATTAAAACCCCAGGATGAGATCTTCAAGCGAGTGtttggctgtgggaagcagtgtccATTTTGTAAAGTCCCCTGTGAAGCAGGAGGCAGTGACCACAAGGAGCATTTTGCATCTGTGCATCGGCCACAAGGATTAGGCGGTTACAGGTATCTTGATACACAAAAACTTGTCTATGATATATGCTCATCTGAAGTGGTTTCTGAGAACTCATTCCGAAATTCAGACACAAAAGGGAAACGTCATCCCTACAAAGATTATCGCATCTATTACCCAGACTGGCGCATTCAGCCAGATCCCAGCATTGAGGCTTCTGATTACTGGAagtttatttttcagaagttcAATCACCAGTTAGCTAACAGTTATAATGCTAACCCAGCAGATCTCCCAAGAGACTGGGGAAAAATAACTGAAACTCGGGCACAGGAAGGCCTAAAAGAAGTCTTTAACATGAAATAA
- the LOC119566344 gene encoding up-regulator of cell proliferation isoform X3, with protein MATGDKYRILSTKRKELIQLIQRDPDNILDELLALSIITEEEYNSFNQKEDIVIKIRKLLIHIQKKGESTCQQFLECLEILFPGTNQNLQPSGHVISQGSKGDTREELEERTEEKNKAFQGLLSQLNLQEYQSTKLRLQHVLEIGSESTENWTPQMLGDLPWHFLRKLMTLNGTARNTSLVHRAYDDEGGSEEAQIAGGDVFSFSDTDIRESLHPLDVLCAVLLCSDSFLQQEILSKMSMCQFALPLLLPPINTPKCTLLLWAMRDIVKKWRPHSLAESRGFREESLVLTAMPTISFVRIGNCSFSKSKLLNEVLSPSQQHHDFFIHRDMDSGNVPREIADGLVEISWYFPAGRENSDLFPEPVAATNLRGDIESHWLQFSFLTVVSSAVFIVTESISERQYMLLSSLQGSATKYYFILNCKNGNPKETLGFLNKLAPVLNLSKSQLLKKDSTTNNAGFVQKLKYTIKSITSSPPERMNLEAMAVTARELGIQVDEDRKECQSASKRAREITVEIKDVVKYKREMLRLQGDLWEKLAKVEKELCRMRRQGETATEDYKCQLREKQLELRRQQNQCDLTDGLIKFINGIEQLPLMEKHYFLKWMKFSLDHIARDNLFKLRDQYKGKSKMAGDDPQALTMLDKLISTTSLGVEHFMRELGQFYEAECSMVKEGDKAEGQRHFIHLPGIAADLMLEGFPVELIDGDSSNIPLHWVTDVLTELHAKLGGRSRMVVLTVLGVQSTGKSTLLNTMFGLQFAVSSGRCTRGAFMMLIKVAENFQQELGCDFILVIDTEGLKAPELALLEDSYQHDNELATLVIGLSDITIVNMAMENATEMKDILQIAVHAFLRMEEIGQKANCQFVHQNVSDVSAHEQNMRDRKHLLEQLNEMTKAAARMEKQCKKVKFSCIMDYDAEKHNWYIPGLWHGVPPMAPVNMGYSERVCELKKYLLDFIKKQSCNRAPKDIPQFVKWMESLWNAVKHENFIFSFRNSLVAEAYNQLSMKYSEWEWHFRKEIQLWVSEKETVIQNQTSEKLQASALSMLKNEAQEKLQHEKQKVLDNLQDYFESGVSNLHLIEKYREDFIRSANSLKNELESYCEHKCEVAIRIRKGQHKTENIQTSYMQIIEGKVDRVLDECRNKKHKLEHEELKSEFENMWRETLSELKFSSLQKREVHREMESQLRKDLANRGSAVRQKLQESGSLLFYGINNFRMKNEYIDTAWIKTMKQLLSTGECETTVHTEELAKSLIDEGNRYSEEKVNSKVDYDEIHCRELLNMINERLQQEDVKKLGTTACFEVDLKIHILGKAAWRFQKMHEHFIQENDPQCRLEKLKPQYFSTFTDLYLEKDENQTRARDFCYQCLKPALVDYINKRLGIEIVDDILNKAESIEYGSRTFFQFTVQKKLLEEMNFDNYVKYIKNYEEFVKTWIQRRMMDHYRETKRLGELEKKILSTIVKKVREVLESSRNEKNTPVLAFLNNFCEALQQDLVISKDNLLGIRFKNTAKTGQFCANIQTFLLDLEQEILLQFGGLDIQTKLSHLSLKPQDEIFKRVFGCGKQCPFCKVPCEAGGSDHKEHFASVHRPQGLGGYRYLDTQKLVYDICSSEVVSENSFRNSDTKGKRHPYKDYRIYYPDWRIQPDPSIEASDYWKFIFQKFNHQLANSYNANPADLPRDWGKITETRAQEGLKEVFNMK; from the exons ATGGCCACTGGTGACAAATACCGGATTCTAAGCACCAAACGCAAAGAGCTGATACAACTTATTCAAAGAGACCCTGATAACATCTTGGATGAGTTACTTGCCCTGTCCATCATCACAGAGGAGGAGTACAACAGCTTCAATCAAAAAGAGGACATCGTGATCAAAATCAGGAAGTTGTTAATTCACATACAGAAAAAAGGGGAGTCAACCTGCCAGCAATTTCTGGAGTGTTTAGAAATCCTCTTTCCTGGCACCAATCAGAATTTACAACCTTCTGGCCATG TTATTTCCCAGGGCTCTAAGGGAGACACCAGagaagagctggaggagaggacaGAAG agaaaaataaagcttttcaAGGACTCCTTTCTCAGCTAAACCTGCAGGAATACCAAAGCACAAAACTCAGGCTGCAGCATGTCCTGGAAATTGGCTCAGAAAGTACAGAAAACTGGACTCCTCAGATGTTAGGGGATTTACCGTGgcatttcctgaggaaactaatGACTCTGAATGGGACAGCCAGAAACACAAGCCTTGTGCATAGAGCATATGATGATGAAGGAGGCAGTGAGGAGGCACAGATTGCAGGTGGAGATGTTTTTAGTTTTAGTGACACTGACATCAGAGAGTCTCTACATCCCCTCGATGTTCTCTGTGCCGTTCTGCTTTGCTCCGACAGTTTCCTACAGCAGGAGATCCTCTCCAAAATGTCCATGTGCCAGTttgccctccctctgctgctacctCCCATCAACACGCCCAAGTGCACCCTACTGCTGTGGGCCATGAGGGACATTGTGAAGAAGTGGAGGCCACACTccctggcagagagcagagggttcagagaggagagccTGGTGCTCACAGCAATGCCAACCATTTCCTTTGTGCGGATTGGGAActgcagcttctccaagtccAAACTCCTCAATGaggttctcagcccctcccagcagcaccacgATTTCTTTATCCATCGGGACATGGACTCTGGGAATGTCCCTCGGGAAATCGCAGATGGGCTGGTTGAGATTTCCTGGTATTTCCCTGCTGGGAGGGAGAATTCAGATCTTTTCCCAGAACCCGTTGCAGCTACAAATCTGCGTGGAGACATTGAAtctcactggctgcagttcagctTTTTAACAGTGGTCTCCTCAGCAGTGTTCATAGTTACTGAGAGCATCAGTGAGAGACAATACATGCTGTTATCATCCCTGCAGGGATCAGCCACTAAATACTACTTTATCCTCAACTGCAAGAATGGAAATCCCAAGGAAACATTGGGATTCCTTAATAAGTTGGCTCCAGTGCTGAATCTGAGCAAATCGCAACTGCTGAAGAAAGACAGCACCACAAATAATGCAGGATTtgttcaaaaactgaaatatacaATAAAAAGCATAACAAGTTCACCTCCCGAGAGAATGAATTTGGAAGCCATGGCTGTGACTGCACGTGAACTAGGAATCCAGGTAGATGAGGACCGTAAGGAATGCCAGAGTGCAAGCAAGCGGGCGAGAGAAATCACGGTGGAAATAAAAGATGTGGTAAAGTACAAGAGGGAAATGCTGAGACTGCAGGGGGATCTCTGGGAAAAATTGGCTAAAGTGGAAAAAGAACTGTGCAGAATGAGAAGGCAAGGGGAGACTGCCACGGAAGACTATAAATGTCAACTGAGAGAGAAACAGTTGGAATTACGTAGACAGCAGAATCAATGTGACCTTACTGATGGATTGATTAAATTTATTAATGGAATAGAACAATTGCCTTTAATGGAGAAACATTACTTCCTGAAATGGATGAAGTTTAGCCTGGATCACATTGCTCGAGATAATCTTTTTAAACTACGGGATCAATATAAAGGGAAAAGTAAAATGGCAGGAGATGACCCACAAGCACTAACTATGCTGGATAAATTAATATCTACCACTTCCTTAGGGGTTGAGCATTTCATGCGTGAGTTGGGGCAGTTCTATGAAGCTGAATGCTCAATGGTTAAAGAAGGAGACAAGGCAGAAGGCCAAAGACATTTCATCCATCTCCCAGGCATAGCAGCTGACCTGATGCTGGAAGGGTTTCCTGTGGAACTGATAGATGGAGATTCATCCAACATCCCACTGCATTGGGTGACAGATGTTCTGACTGAGCTCCATGCCAAGCTGGGGGGAAGGTCCAGAATGGTGGTTCTGACGGTGCTGGGAGTGCAGAGCACTGGGAAATCCACCCTCCTCAACACCATGTTCGGCCTGCAGTTTGCAGTGAGCAGTGGCCGATGTACGCGAGGAGCCTTCATGATGCTCATTAAAGTGGCAGAGAACTTTCAGCAGGAACTGGGCTGTGACTTCATCCTGGTGATAGACACAGAAGGCTTGAAAGCCCCTGAACTGGCCCTGCTGGAGGATAGTTATCAACATGACAATGAGCTGGCCACACTGGTGATTGGGTTAAGTGACATAACCATCGTTAACATGGCCATGGAGAATGCCACTGAAATGAAGGATATTCTGCAAATTGCGGTCCATGCCTTTCTCAGAATGGAGGAAATAGGGCAAAAAGCCAACTGCCAATTTGTGCATCAGAATGTCAGTGATGTGTCTGCGCATGAACAAAACATGAGGGACAGGAAGCACCTCCTAGAGCAGCTGAATGAAATGACCAAAGCTGCAGCTAGGAtggaaaaacaatgtaaaaaagtGAAATTTTCATGTATTATGGACTATGATGCAGAGAAACACAACTGGTACATCCCTGGGCTGTGGCATGGAGTCCCTCCCATGGCTCCAGTGAACATGGGATACAGTGAGAGGGTGTGTGAGCTAAAGAAATACCTGCTTGATTTTATAAAGAAACAGTCATGTAATAGAGCCCCTAAGGACATTCCCCAGTTTGTCAAATGGATGGAGAGCCTGTGGAATGCTGTAAAACACGAGAACTTCATCTTCAGTTTCAGAAACAGCCTTGTAGCTGAAGCCTATAACCAGCTGTCTATGAAGTATTCCGAGTGGGAGTGGCATTTCCGCAAAGAGATACAACTCTGGGTATCTGAAAAGGAAACTGTCATTCAGAATCAGACATCAGAGAAACTACAGGCTAGTGCCTTATCCATGTTGAAAAATGAGGCACAGGAAAAACTGCAGCACGAGAAACAAAAAGTTTTGGATAATTTACAAGATTATTTTGAAAGTGGAGTTTCGAATCTGCACCTGAtagaaaagtacagagaagattTTATCAGGAGTGCAAACAGCCTCAAAAACGAACTTGAGAGCTACTGCGAGCACAAGTGCGAGGTAGCAATTCGAATTCGAAAAGGCCAGCACAAGACAGAAAACATCCAGACCTCATACATGCAGATAATTGAAGGGAAAGTTGACAGGGTCTTGGATGAATGTAGGAATAAAAAACATAAACTAGAGCATGAggaactgaaatcagaatttgaaAACATGTGGAGAGAAACACTGTCAGAGTTGAAGTTCAGCAGCTTACAGAAACGTGAAGTTCATCGAGAGATGGAGTCCCAGTTGAGAAAGGACCTGGCAAATCGAGGGAGTGCTGTCAGGCAGAAGCTACAGGAATCAGGTAGTTTGTTGTTTTATGGAATTAacaatttcagaatgaaaaacgAGTACATAGATACAGCATGGATCAAAACTATGAAACAACTGTTGTCCACAGGGGAATGTGAAACAACTGTTCACACAGAAGAACTTGCTAAATCCTTAATAGATGAGGGTAACAGATACTCGGAAGAAAAGGTAAATTCCAAAGTGGACTACGATGAAATCCATTGCAGAGAACTGCTGAACATGATCAACGAGAGGCTCCAACAGGAGGATGTTAAAAAACTCGGCACTACTGCTTGCTTTGAAGTTGACCTGAAAATTCATATTTTGGGGAAGGCAGCTTGGAGATTTCAGAAGATGCATGAACATTTTATCCAAGAAAATGATCCTCAGTGTCGTCTAGAGAAGCTGAAACCTCAGTATTTCTCCACCTTTACTGACCTGTATTTGGAAAAAGATGAGAACCAAACAAGGGCCAGGGATTTCTGTTATCAGTGTCTCAAACCTGCCCTGGTGGATTATATCAACAAAAGGCTAGGAATAGAGATAGTAGATGACATTCTCAACAAGGCAGAGTCCATTGAATATGGCAGCCGGACCTTTTTCCAGTTCACTGTACAGAAAAAGCTTCTGGAGGAGATGAACTTTGATAACTAtgtgaaatatattaaaaactacGAAGAATTTGTCAAAACCTGGATTCAGAGACGGATGATGGATCATTACAGGGAGACTAAGCGTCTGGGAGAGTTGGAGAAAAAGATTCTATCTACAATAGTAAAGAAAGTGAGGGAAGTTCTGGAAAGctccagaaatgaaaaaaatacccCAGTCTTAgcatttttaaacaacttttgCGAAGCGCTGCAGCAGGACCTAGTCATTTCCAAGGACAACTTACTTGGGATACGGTTTAAAAACACAGCGAAAACAGGCCAGTTTTGTGCTAATATTCAAACTTTTCTTCTGGATCTGGAACAAGAAATCTTACTCCAATTTGGTGGTTTGGATATTCAGACCAAACTCTCCCATCTGTCATTAAAACCCCAGGATGAGATCTTCAAGCGAGTGtttggctgtgggaagcagtgtccATTTTGTAAAGTCCCCTGTGAAGCAGGAGGCAGTGACCACAAGGAGCATTTTGCATCTGTGCATCGGCCACAAGGATTAGGCGGTTACAGGTATCTTGATACACAAAAACTTGTCTATGATATATGCTCATCTGAAGTGGTTTCTGAGAACTCATTCCGAAATTCAGACACAAAAGGGAAACGTCATCCCTACAAAGATTATCGCATCTATTACCCAGACTGGCGCATTCAGCCAGATCCCAGCATTGAGGCTTCTGATTACTGGAagtttatttttcagaagttcAATCACCAGTTAGCTAACAGTTATAATGCTAACCCAGCAGATCTCCCAAGAGACTGGGGAAAAATAACTGAAACTCGGGCACAGGAAGGCCTAAAAGAAGTCTTTAACATGAAATAA